A region of Paenibacillus sp. 37 DNA encodes the following proteins:
- a CDS encoding extracellular solute-binding protein encodes MKALLKKSASLILTLGIVSSLVACSTDSSGGAQGESNGKIKLTLWDQSVGNTDPSAKLLPEIVEKWNSEHPDIQVERTGTTGEQYKTKVKTSIAAGEAPDLFYGMGGGSFMQPYIKSGNVLEISGYLTDDIKERMGPGMAEAINMDGKIYTLPVYTHIANLYVNTELFEQAGAKIPTTYNELLDAVAKLKAAGITPAVIGEKDRWPGMYWYDIIAMRQAGNAAVMEAFKDPSKWNSPDFVAAATKMQQLAQAGAFNSSMFSMSYDEMLGAFNAGNGAMMFQANWVNAGIEDPSSVVKGKVKVIPFPVFEDGQGTNTEIFGGAVDGFYINQNTKHPKEAVEFLMYLSEQLGTQGFLAGAGLPSWKTDALDTSSLSSLDLSAADIMKTATSFIAWWDNILPAESAEAHKNLIAQLLAGDVTPEEFCKQMAQLKPTELSL; translated from the coding sequence ATGAAAGCGCTATTAAAAAAATCGGCAAGTCTAATTCTGACGCTGGGCATTGTAAGCAGTCTGGTGGCATGTTCAACCGATTCGTCCGGCGGTGCACAGGGGGAAAGTAATGGCAAGATCAAGCTGACACTGTGGGATCAATCGGTCGGCAATACCGATCCTTCGGCCAAGCTGCTACCCGAGATTGTGGAGAAATGGAACAGCGAGCATCCAGACATTCAGGTTGAACGTACGGGCACAACAGGAGAACAGTACAAAACCAAAGTCAAAACATCGATTGCAGCTGGTGAAGCGCCGGACCTGTTCTATGGCATGGGCGGCGGCAGCTTCATGCAGCCTTACATCAAATCCGGTAATGTGCTGGAAATCTCAGGTTACCTGACGGACGATATCAAAGAACGGATGGGCCCGGGGATGGCTGAGGCGATCAATATGGACGGCAAAATCTACACATTGCCCGTGTACACACATATCGCCAACCTTTACGTGAATACGGAATTGTTCGAGCAGGCGGGTGCCAAGATTCCAACCACCTATAATGAACTGCTGGATGCAGTCGCCAAGCTGAAAGCGGCAGGTATCACTCCAGCTGTAATTGGGGAAAAGGACCGCTGGCCGGGCATGTACTGGTACGACATTATTGCGATGCGTCAGGCAGGCAATGCTGCGGTGATGGAAGCCTTTAAAGATCCGTCAAAATGGAATTCGCCCGACTTTGTTGCCGCCGCGACCAAGATGCAGCAGCTTGCGCAAGCAGGGGCTTTCAACAGCAGCATGTTCAGCATGAGCTATGACGAGATGCTTGGGGCATTCAATGCAGGCAACGGGGCGATGATGTTCCAGGCCAACTGGGTGAATGCAGGAATTGAGGATCCGTCCTCCGTAGTCAAAGGCAAAGTGAAAGTGATTCCGTTCCCGGTGTTTGAGGATGGGCAAGGCACAAATACCGAAATCTTCGGCGGAGCCGTGGATGGTTTCTACATTAACCAGAATACCAAACATCCGAAAGAAGCGGTGGAATTCCTCATGTATCTGAGCGAACAGCTCGGTACGCAAGGTTTCCTGGCCGGAGCCGGTCTGCCAAGCTGGAAAACCGATGCACTCGACACGTCCAGTCTGTCCTCCCTGGATCTGTCTGCGGCAGATATTATGAAAACGGCGACCTCATTCATCGCGTGGTGGGATAACATTCTGCCAGCGGAGTCTGCCGAGGCGCACAAAAACCTGATTGCCCAGTTGCTGGCTGGCGATGTAACACCTGAGGAGTTCTGCAAACAAATGGCACAGCTCAAACCAACAGAGCTGAGCTTGTAG
- a CDS encoding polysaccharide deacetylase family protein — protein sequence MVNIAMVEQESVREKVVAFTFDDGPHPVYTPQVLEIFRRAGGQATFFMIGKEIEAHPEIAAEVHREGHEIANHTYTHPDLTKLTLEEAGEELQRAEHLVQEVTGQPARSFRPPYFGVNDDILSLAAERGYRTIGAVNGDAKDWDNPGVEHIVEHTRSAVKPGSVLIFHDGYGDRSQTVEAVRVLVEELVTEGYRLVTVSELLDISREQDEKIT from the coding sequence ATGGTCAATATCGCGATGGTAGAGCAGGAGTCAGTTCGGGAAAAGGTTGTGGCGTTCACGTTTGATGATGGGCCGCATCCGGTGTATACACCTCAAGTACTTGAGATATTCCGTCGTGCGGGTGGGCAGGCGACGTTTTTCATGATCGGGAAAGAGATAGAGGCTCATCCGGAGATTGCGGCGGAGGTACACCGTGAAGGGCATGAGATCGCAAACCATACATACACGCATCCGGACCTGACCAAGCTGACGCTGGAGGAAGCCGGGGAAGAGTTGCAACGCGCAGAACATCTTGTTCAAGAAGTTACGGGGCAACCTGCCCGCAGCTTCCGACCGCCGTATTTTGGCGTAAACGATGATATATTGTCTCTGGCAGCGGAGCGTGGATATCGCACGATTGGTGCGGTCAACGGTGATGCGAAAGATTGGGATAATCCTGGCGTTGAGCATATCGTGGAGCATACCCGGTCTGCGGTCAAACCTGGCAGTGTGCTCATATTCCATGACGGGTATGGTGATCGTTCCCAGACGGTGGAGGCGGTTCGTGTGCTGGTGGAGGAACTGGTCACAGAAGGGTATCGATTGGTGACGGTGAGTGAGCTGCTGGACATTTCTCGTGAGCAGGATGAAAAGATAACATAA
- a CDS encoding mechanosensitive ion channel family protein: MDFIKNQLEELGMSGPSIGYLSNIIMIIFIAVISILANVIAKRVVLKTVHRIVSNNRFKWGHIVVQKNLFQKLSHLVPAIIIYYSAYIFSPYQAIIEKAAMTYMIVIMITVLNALLNVFDDIYRTYEVSKIRPIKSYIQVAKIVLYIIGGIIVISSLIGQNPLIILSGLGALSAVLMLVFKDSILGLVAGVQLSSNDMVRVGDWIEMPKYNADGDVIDITLNTVKVMNFDKTITMIPSYALISDSFRNWRGMQVSGGRRIKRSIYIDISSIRFCTEEMVAEFEKIHYLTDYVTEKLKEIQAYNMEHEVNTESNVNGRQLTNVGVFREYIHQYLRNHPKINKDMTMIVRQLAPEDRGLPLEIYAFSNDINWGVYENVQADIFDHIFAVASTFGLRAFQNPTGHDIVQLKEDKQYAREY, encoded by the coding sequence ATGGACTTTATCAAAAATCAACTAGAAGAACTCGGCATGAGTGGACCCTCCATTGGATACCTTTCAAACATCATTATGATTATTTTTATAGCAGTGATCTCGATATTGGCGAATGTGATTGCCAAGCGAGTGGTACTGAAGACGGTGCATCGTATTGTAAGTAACAACCGTTTCAAGTGGGGCCACATCGTGGTTCAGAAAAATTTATTTCAGAAGCTGTCGCATCTCGTGCCAGCCATTATAATCTATTATTCGGCTTATATTTTCTCGCCCTATCAGGCCATAATTGAAAAAGCAGCCATGACCTACATGATTGTCATCATGATCACGGTACTGAATGCTTTGCTTAATGTATTCGATGATATCTATCGTACCTATGAGGTGTCGAAGATTCGCCCAATCAAGAGTTACATTCAGGTAGCCAAGATCGTCCTGTACATTATCGGGGGTATTATCGTCATCTCCAGCCTGATTGGACAAAATCCGCTCATTATCCTCAGTGGACTTGGGGCATTATCGGCGGTATTAATGCTCGTGTTCAAAGACTCGATCCTGGGCCTCGTGGCGGGTGTACAGCTATCGTCAAACGATATGGTGCGCGTTGGTGACTGGATCGAGATGCCAAAGTATAATGCAGACGGGGACGTCATCGACATTACATTGAACACAGTGAAAGTGATGAATTTTGATAAAACGATTACGATGATTCCAAGCTATGCCCTCATCTCGGACTCGTTCCGTAACTGGAGAGGCATGCAGGTGTCCGGCGGCAGAAGGATTAAGCGGAGTATATATATTGATATCAGCAGTATCCGTTTTTGTACGGAAGAGATGGTGGCTGAATTTGAGAAAATTCACTACCTGACTGATTATGTCACGGAAAAATTAAAGGAAATTCAAGCATACAACATGGAGCACGAGGTGAATACCGAAAGCAACGTGAACGGCAGACAGCTGACAAACGTCGGTGTGTTCCGGGAATATATCCATCAATATTTGAGGAACCATCCAAAAATCAATAAAGATATGACGATGATTGTGCGACAATTAGCACCGGAAGATCGCGGTCTGCCTCTGGAAATCTATGCATTCAGCAATGATATCAACTGGGGTGTGTATGAGAACGTTCAGGCGGATATCTTTGACCATATCTTCGCGGTGGCGTCAACATTTGGACTGCGGGCCTTCCAGAATCCAACCGGACATGACATTGTGCAACTGAAAGAGGATAAGCAATATGCGCGAGAGTATTAA
- a CDS encoding carbohydrate ABC transporter permease: MSTVEVMLQKKPKPRSISGPIGKVFLQAFLILVAIVQIYPLIWLALFSLKDNSEIFSGDVAGLPKAFLWSNYTKAMSDGHVLTYFMNSVLVTAASIVLVLILSSMTGYAITRMNWKLSGLTMTIILLGMMVPIHAALLPLFIILKNLSLLNSYWSLIIPYVAFGIPMAVFILGSFFKGIPREMEESAVIDGCGIYRTFFSIILPLVTPAISTVAIFTFLSCWNELMFAVTFINNTDYQTLTVGMMSMVGTYITQWGIIGAGLMITTVPTVVIYLLLNKQVQKSMIAGAIKG, encoded by the coding sequence ATGAGTACCGTAGAAGTCATGTTGCAAAAAAAGCCCAAGCCAAGGTCCATCTCCGGACCAATCGGGAAAGTGTTCCTGCAAGCGTTTCTGATCCTCGTCGCAATTGTGCAGATCTACCCGCTCATCTGGCTGGCGCTATTTTCCTTGAAGGATAACAGTGAAATCTTCAGCGGCGATGTTGCCGGATTGCCAAAGGCGTTTCTGTGGAGCAACTATACTAAAGCCATGTCCGACGGCCATGTGCTGACCTATTTTATGAATAGCGTGCTGGTCACAGCGGCCTCCATTGTCTTGGTACTGATCTTGTCTTCGATGACGGGATACGCAATCACAAGAATGAATTGGAAGCTCAGCGGGCTCACGATGACGATTATTTTGCTGGGCATGATGGTGCCGATACATGCGGCGCTGCTGCCATTGTTTATTATTTTGAAGAATCTGAGCCTGCTCAACAGCTATTGGTCACTGATCATTCCCTATGTGGCGTTTGGCATTCCGATGGCGGTATTCATTCTGGGCAGCTTTTTCAAAGGTATCCCGCGAGAGATGGAGGAGTCGGCGGTGATTGACGGCTGCGGCATCTACCGGACGTTTTTCTCTATCATTCTGCCTCTAGTAACCCCGGCTATATCAACGGTAGCCATCTTCACGTTTTTGTCGTGCTGGAATGAGCTGATGTTTGCGGTCACGTTTATCAATAACACGGATTATCAGACATTGACGGTGGGCATGATGTCGATGGTGGGAACGTACATTACGCAATGGGGCATCATTGGTGCGGGACTGATGATTACGACGGTGCCAACTGTAGTCATCTATCTGCTGTTGAACAAACAGGTGCAGAAGAGCATGATCGCAGGTGCAATCAAAGGTTAG
- a CDS encoding carbohydrate ABC transporter permease gives MNSVFSNKGTIAVFVLPTLILFCGIVLIPIFVSSYYSLLDWNGVGRGTFIGLDNYVEMFKDTRVLNSIKNSLLFAGASVFIQLPISLVLALILASNVKGEGFYRTVYFIPVLISTVVIAQLWSKIYNADYGLLNVLLQNIGLSHWAQDWLGQKHTALAASFIPTLWQYVGYHMLLMYAGAKSVSQDVLEAARMDGASRLRTAWSIMIPLMKPILKVSLVFSVIGAFKVFDLIYVLTGGGPFYTTEVPSTLMYATIFDTFRYGYGSAISVFIIVECLVCTILINSLFKTE, from the coding sequence ATGAACTCTGTATTTTCCAATAAAGGCACGATCGCCGTCTTTGTACTGCCCACCCTGATTCTGTTCTGCGGCATTGTGCTTATTCCGATCTTTGTCTCCAGTTACTACAGTCTGCTGGACTGGAACGGCGTAGGCAGGGGGACATTTATCGGCCTGGACAACTATGTGGAGATGTTTAAGGATACCCGTGTGCTGAATTCGATCAAAAACTCTCTGTTATTCGCGGGTGCTTCGGTGTTCATTCAACTGCCGATCTCGCTGGTGCTCGCACTGATTCTGGCGTCCAACGTCAAGGGGGAAGGGTTCTACCGGACCGTGTATTTCATCCCGGTATTGATCTCAACGGTGGTTATTGCCCAGTTGTGGTCAAAAATCTACAATGCTGATTATGGCCTGCTGAACGTGCTGCTGCAGAATATCGGCTTATCCCACTGGGCGCAAGATTGGCTGGGTCAGAAGCACACGGCACTTGCGGCTTCTTTTATCCCAACCCTATGGCAGTACGTGGGGTATCACATGCTGCTGATGTATGCAGGAGCGAAGTCCGTGTCTCAGGATGTGCTCGAGGCTGCTCGAATGGATGGTGCTTCACGTCTTCGCACGGCTTGGTCCATTATGATCCCGCTGATGAAACCGATTCTGAAGGTGAGCCTTGTATTTTCGGTCATTGGCGCATTTAAGGTGTTTGACCTGATCTATGTGCTGACGGGCGGCGGGCCGTTCTACACCACTGAAGTGCCGAGCACGCTGATGTACGCTACCATTTTTGATACGTTCCGGTATGGATATGGCAGCGCGATTTCGGTCTTTATCATTGTGGAGTGTCTGGTATGTACGATCCTCATTAATTCATTGTTCAAAACGGAATAG
- a CDS encoding response regulator, with amino-acid sequence MELTLEPLKVLIVDDEYLIRNLLRMRIDWEQQGMFIVGEASDAAEALDQVELLRPDIVFTDIYMPKMDGIELSGILMERYPNIKIVVVTGHDEFEYARQSVKLGISDFILKPIRASELLQVTTKLRALIKQEVGREYELMKLREEMEQSLPYLRERFVNQWLSHMVPEDELHEKARFFGIPISSSEPGLRIAVMEVEGVVSQGKITEPEASPHLSETSHQVHEAYQALQPHQFSQVQREPQQDQTHLSQHQTEAYRQTAEEIHILLRMVGMKQVQAFYPQDSQTIIVMDPHNRIVVLSLGTDTEFANQVQQLQEELQHTLKFEGCEVDVTVGIGQWQSGWGKACVGYREACRALDYQAFVGKNQVICFEDLVIESGNRPYHSNAQLLQQLQFNVSVGAGEEAVLLLERMLSVPFSDVSQFRMAAMDVVTECQRAAIEQQLEGEDALNKEAVAAIFTANHLPELKSMLEQHVRTVSDVIQAKRQAKEGNLIDRVMAYLEENMGNTEVGLSSTAAAFYVSSGHLGRLMKKETGQTFVEYLTQLRMKKAELLLKQTDMKGYEIGEQVGIPDPHYFSVLFKKHIGRSMNEYRNVKT; translated from the coding sequence ATGGAATTAACTTTAGAACCTTTAAAGGTGTTGATTGTGGACGATGAATACCTCATCCGAAATCTGCTGCGTATGCGTATCGATTGGGAACAGCAAGGTATGTTCATCGTTGGCGAGGCCTCCGATGCTGCGGAGGCTTTGGATCAGGTGGAGCTATTGCGTCCAGACATCGTGTTCACGGACATATACATGCCCAAGATGGACGGTATTGAACTGAGCGGCATTCTCATGGAGCGTTACCCGAACATAAAAATCGTGGTAGTGACGGGACATGATGAATTTGAATATGCTCGTCAGAGTGTGAAGCTGGGCATATCCGATTTTATTTTGAAACCCATCCGTGCTTCTGAGTTATTACAGGTTACGACGAAGCTGCGAGCGTTAATCAAGCAGGAGGTCGGGCGCGAGTACGAGCTGATGAAGTTGCGGGAGGAGATGGAGCAGAGCTTGCCTTATCTCAGGGAGAGGTTTGTAAATCAATGGTTAAGTCACATGGTGCCTGAGGATGAACTACACGAGAAGGCGCGATTCTTCGGCATTCCTATCTCGTCCAGTGAACCGGGATTACGCATCGCAGTAATGGAGGTAGAGGGTGTTGTCTCACAAGGGAAGATAACTGAGCCAGAGGCAAGTCCACATCTGTCCGAGACATCTCATCAAGTTCATGAAGCTTATCAAGCCCTTCAACCCCACCAATTCAGCCAAGTTCAACGAGAGCCTCAACAAGATCAAACCCATTTAAGCCAGCATCAGACAGAAGCCTATCGACAAACGGCTGAGGAAATACATATTTTGCTCCGAATGGTAGGCATGAAGCAGGTGCAGGCATTTTATCCGCAGGATTCGCAAACCATTATCGTCATGGATCCGCATAACCGGATCGTTGTTCTTTCGCTTGGTACGGATACGGAATTTGCCAATCAGGTGCAGCAGCTTCAGGAAGAACTTCAACATACGCTTAAATTCGAAGGGTGCGAAGTGGATGTGACCGTAGGGATTGGGCAATGGCAATCAGGATGGGGAAAGGCTTGTGTGGGATACAGGGAAGCTTGTCGTGCACTCGATTATCAGGCGTTTGTAGGGAAAAATCAGGTTATTTGCTTCGAGGATCTGGTCATCGAAAGCGGGAATAGGCCCTACCACTCGAATGCTCAGCTGCTCCAACAACTGCAATTTAACGTGAGTGTTGGTGCGGGGGAAGAAGCGGTATTGTTACTGGAGCGAATGCTGTCTGTGCCATTCTCGGACGTTTCACAGTTTCGGATGGCAGCCATGGATGTGGTTACGGAGTGCCAGCGTGCTGCCATAGAGCAGCAACTTGAGGGAGAGGACGCATTGAACAAAGAGGCCGTTGCAGCCATTTTTACAGCAAATCATCTGCCCGAACTGAAAAGTATGCTGGAGCAGCATGTCCGCACCGTATCGGATGTCATACAAGCCAAGCGACAGGCCAAGGAAGGCAACCTGATCGACCGGGTCATGGCTTATCTTGAAGAGAACATGGGCAATACGGAAGTGGGGCTTTCCAGCACTGCGGCTGCTTTTTACGTAAGTTCGGGCCATCTGGGGCGGCTGATGAAAAAAGAAACCGGGCAGACATTTGTTGAATATCTGACCCAACTCCGCATGAAGAAGGCTGAACTACTGCTGAAACAGACGGATATGAAAGGTTATGAGATTGGGGAGCAGGTAGGCATCCCGGACCCACACTATTTCAGCGTCTTGTTCAAAAAACATATCGGCCGATCCATGAATGAATATCGAAATGTAAAAACATGA